Proteins encoded in a region of the Melioribacteraceae bacterium genome:
- a CDS encoding NADH-quinone oxidoreductase subunit J, whose protein sequence is MTLYDIIFFLFAIITIASAFVVVTTRNIVYSGFSLLFTFFGVAGIYVLLGADFLAIVQIMVYVGGILILLLFGVMLTNKITDVDIRTGTVHLLPAAIGVGILLGALVSIMVWTEWKSQPGEIPVTTTYAIGKELLTNYVLIFELLGMLLLVALIGAASIARREKE, encoded by the coding sequence ATGACACTCTACGATATAATATTTTTTCTCTTTGCAATTATTACAATCGCTTCTGCCTTTGTAGTAGTTACAACACGTAATATTGTTTACTCGGGTTTTTCACTTCTCTTCACATTTTTCGGAGTTGCCGGAATCTACGTTCTGCTCGGGGCCGATTTTCTTGCGATTGTTCAGATCATGGTTTATGTGGGAGGCATCTTAATTCTGCTCCTCTTCGGCGTTATGCTTACCAATAAGATTACCGATGTAGATATCAGAACCGGAACTGTTCACCTTCTGCCTGCTGCAATAGGTGTTGGAATTTTATTGGGTGCTCTTGTCTCCATAATGGTCTGGACTGAATGGAAATCTCAGCCTGGTGAAATCCCTGTTACTACGACGTATGCTATCGGAAAAGAACTGCTTACAAATTATGTGTTGATCTTTGAATTACTCGGAATGCTTTTGCTGGTTGCTCTTATCGGTGCAGCATCGATTGCACGGCGGGAAAAAGAATAA
- the nuoK gene encoding NADH-quinone oxidoreductase subunit NuoK, protein MLQVGLIHFLVVSTILFSLGIYGIVTRKNAVMVLMGVELILNAANINFVAFSKYGNLGINGQIVALFVIILAAAEAAIALAIVLNIYKTFSNVNIDEIDNLKD, encoded by the coding sequence TTGTTACAGGTTGGATTAATACACTTTCTGGTAGTAAGTACAATTTTATTTTCATTGGGAATTTATGGAATTGTTACAAGAAAGAATGCTGTGATGGTTCTGATGGGAGTTGAGCTTATTCTGAATGCTGCCAATATAAATTTCGTTGCGTTTTCTAAATATGGAAATCTCGGAATCAACGGTCAAATTGTTGCTCTCTTTGTGATAATTCTCGCTGCTGCTGAAGCAGCTATTGCCCTTGCAATAGTTCTCAATATTTACAAGACATTTTCAAATGTAAACATAGATGAAATAGATAATTTAAAAGACTAG